The Verrucomicrobium spinosum DSM 4136 = JCM 18804 DNA segment TGCTGGAGCGCGGCGATTTTACGCGGGGCATTCAGGCCGTGTTTCAGACGGGTATTGCCTCTGGGCTCAACGCCACCCTGGCGCTGGTACCGTTGTTCCGTCATCAGGGGTTTGGCGCTGTGGTTCAGGTGATCATTCAGCAACACGGCCCTCCTGGGCCTTTGAGTTCCGCCTGGGAAGTCGTCCGTTGTGTGGGGGAACGCATGGCGGATCTCGTCAAGTCTGCACCTCGCGGGCTGAACGTCGCGGTGGGGTTGGCAGAACTGGACTGGAATGAATCCTGGGGCCGGCGTGTTGCGCAGCCTTTCAATTTCTCCCAACAACCAACACCCCATCCCCGGCGGGAGGCGGTCGGCAATATTGTCACGGAAGCCTGCCGCGCCCTCACGGAGGCTCGTGCCGCCTTTCGCCGGGGATCTGCCTTGACTCCTGCCCAGTATCGATGGCTGGAGAGCTGGAAGAATGCGGCGCAGAGCGCGGTGTAGTCGCGCTGATCGGTCAATGCGCCTGAAAGGCGGTTTTGCTTCGGGAGGCCTGCAGGGGCGTCTGCATGATCCACATGGTTTCAAATAACCCCCAAAAAAACATGCATCATCTGAAAGCCATCAGACTCTGTCTGCTGCTCGCTGGCGTCGCGCTTGTGCTGCCATCCTGCGTGATTCCCTCTGACCCTCATCACGATCACGATCATGATCGGGATCGTAGTCCGTGGCGCTATTGATTGCGTGACCAGGATTCGTCCAGCACAAAGCCGCTTGAGCATCAGTCGGCAGTGCTGGATGTTTCCCCAACCCCCAATTGACTTGCCTCATGAACTCAGTCTCCCCGCGCACGGCGGTGATTGCAGGTGCCTCTTCTGGCATTGGCCTCGCATTGGCACGCTTGTTGGCATCTCGCGGCTACCGACTGGTTCTGCTGGCCCGTCGGCGCGAATTGCTGGAGCAGATTGCAGAGGAGTTGCCAGTTGAGGTGGTCCTCAAAGTGATGGATGTGGGCGATGCAAACGCGCCGGAAGCTTTCTCCGAACTGCTCGATCAGCAGCAAGCCGTGGACCAGATCTACTTGAGCGCGGGCACCGGGCATCTCAATCCCGGTCTGGACTGGGCGCTGGAGGATGAGACATTCCGGGTGAATGCGCTGGGCTTTGCGGGCATGGCGGCAGCGGCCTATCGCTACTTCGAGCGGCAGGGGCATGGACACCTCGTTGGGATCACTTCCATCGCTGCCCTGTTGGGGTCACCTGAAGCACCGGCGTACAACGCTTCCAAGGCCTGTGCCTCGCGCTACCTGGATGGACTGCGCATGCGGGCCAAAGCTGCGAAACTGCCGGTGTATGTCACAGACATTCTCCCCGGTTTCGTGGATACAGCGATGATGAAGGCGGAGAAGCCCTTCTGGGTGGCCAGTCCGGAAAAGGCCGCCGTGCAGATTGTCTCGGCGGTGGATAGGAAGAAGGGGAGGGAGTACGTATCACGCCGGTGGGGCGTGATTGCCCTGATTCTACGACTGCTGATGAAGTAGCTTGGAGACAATGTAGGCAGTGACCATGCCGCCAGCTCCACAACGGAGGCCGGGAAGCAGGGAGATAACTCCCAGCCGCTGAATGCTATTCATTCAGAGTGGAAAGGCTGGCTTCGTTTTCAGCGATTGCTTTAGTCAATGACTTCCTGAGGGATTCTCCATCTTGATTCACGATATCGGACACGACCCAATCTTGATCCGACCGATCCAAAACCAGGATGATGGTCCATCGATAAGCAGGCTTTGAGACAAGGTACTCCAAGTGAACAGGGACCTTGACGGTTCCACTTTTCAGGATTGGGAAGCCCACCGCGAAGGTGTCGAAGCTTTCTGCAATCGAGGCAAAGAGGTCGCCTTCCTTGCTCCAGGCGCTCTTCAGCACCCTAGGATGGGGATCGTTCTTGTATTTGCGTTTGATGCCCGCCTGTTCACGAGCCTTCTGTGATTCTGCCTTCTTGAAAATCTGGATGAGTTCCTCACCCAGAAGAGGAGAGAGCAGGTTGATTTCCCTGGCATCGGGGACGCCGCGAATTTCCCATTTGTAGAGAGAATGGAAAAAGCGCTTGGTGAATTGCGATGGGGATTCCGCTCTCGTTGAGGTCAGGCAGAAGAGAAAAGCCGTCAGGATAGAGATCTTCCTCATGGCCTAACGGGCGGAGACCTTCACGAAAAGTTCCTGAGGAGCAGACTCGAAGTATTTGAACAAGGCGGGGCAGAGCCAACCGTCCATATTCCGCTCCGGCCAGGAGTACCAGTTGCCGCCATACTCAGGTCGGTTCCAGGTGAAACGGGCATGGAAACCAGGGAACGGATCGGGTGAGAAGATCAACTGGAAGCCTTCGGCGGCATTCGGGAGGTTCTCTGTGAGCGCATCAATGATGGTATCCGCGCCGCTGACAAACGGTTCTTGAGTCAGGCCGACGCGCGGGTCATCAAAGACCCAGATGCCCTCGTACTTGTACGGGGCGATGATGAAGAGGGAGTTCATGGGGATTTTTGCTACTATACATGCACCCAATGCAGAGCGGCCACTGGATTCTTGTGCAACCGCTGACGAGAGCAGGCCGACACTGATCAGCGTGCGGCGTAAGTATCACTCCTCGGCAGTGTGGGGAACGAGCGGAGTTCTGGGATAGACGGAGAGCAGTCGGTGACAAAGGTGTGCCGCCGCATCTTTGATCAAGAATGAGATCATGGTGTCACCACAGCCTGGCGTGGTCTGATCCCAATCAAGAAACGAGTAGCACCTGCCCGATGGAATCTCCTTCGTTCAATACTTCGTCCGCCTCCATTCGCAGCAGTGCATTCGCACGGCTGAGGCCGAAGAGGGCGTGAGACTGCTGGATGCCCAGGGGAGTGAATACACCATTTTCATAGAACCCGCGCACATAGTGGGGGCGGTCACCGCCGTTGGAAAGGGGGGTGGAGAGGGTGGCGCTGACGATGGGGAGACTGAGGTGCTTGCCCGCGGCCCCCATGGCCTTGAGCAGGGCCGGTCGCACAAAGAGCAGAAAGGTCACGAATGACGACACCGGGTTGCCCGGAAGTCCGAAGATGTGGCAGAGGCCGCCGTCAGGGCGTTTCGCCTGGACATAGAGGAGAGGTTTCCCCGGTTTCACCTTTACTCGCCAGAACTCCGCAGGGTGACCCAGTGCCTGGAGGGCGGGCTTGATGCAATCGTGATCGCCAACGGAGACCCCACCGGAAAGGATCAGGAAATCATGGTTGGCGATCAATTTGTCCAGTGCGGTGGTGGTGGCGGCCAGGTTATCGGGCAAGTGCTGGCTGTGAACCTCCGTTGAGCTGACTTGCCGCACCAGACTCTCCAACATGAGTCCGTTGGAATTATAGAGCTGCCCGGGTTGGAGTGGGAGCCCTGGGGGTACGAGCTCGTCTCCGGTCGTCACCACTGCCACCTTGGCGGGTGGATGGACCCAAATCTCGCGCAAGCCTTGAGAAGCCAGAACCCCCAGCACCATGGGGGTCAGGGCTGTGCCCGCCTCAAGGAGTTTCTGCCCCATGCAGAGGTCGCTGCCTGCACCGCGGATGTTTTCATCCAATTCAACGGGCTCCCGGCAGACGATGCGGGGGCCTGAGGGAGAAGTCTTGAGGTCCACGTCCTCCTGCATGATGACGGCATCCGCCCCTGCGGGCACAGGTGCGCCAGTAAAAATGCGGATGGCTGCTCCGAAGGGAAGGGTGAGATTGAGCGAAGGCCCGGCAGGTTGCTCGCCGACGACAGTCAGTGGAGTGTCTGACCGAGTGTCGGCCGCATGCACCGCGTATCCATCCATTGAGGAGTTGTCGAAGCCAGGCAGCGGTACACTGGCATGCACCGCCCTTCCTGCAAAACAGCCGAGCAGGGATGAAGTGAGGGGTTGAGCGATGGGCGGGAGAGGCGTGACGC contains these protein-coding regions:
- a CDS encoding SDR family NAD(P)-dependent oxidoreductase encodes the protein MNSVSPRTAVIAGASSGIGLALARLLASRGYRLVLLARRRELLEQIAEELPVEVVLKVMDVGDANAPEAFSELLDQQQAVDQIYLSAGTGHLNPGLDWALEDETFRVNALGFAGMAAAAYRYFERQGHGHLVGITSIAALLGSPEAPAYNASKACASRYLDGLRMRAKAAKLPVYVTDILPGFVDTAMMKAEKPFWVASPEKAAVQIVSAVDRKKGREYVSRRWGVIALILRLLMK
- a CDS encoding DUF6717 family protein, yielding MNSLFIIAPYKYEGIWVFDDPRVGLTQEPFVSGADTIIDALTENLPNAAEGFQLIFSPDPFPGFHARFTWNRPEYGGNWYSWPERNMDGWLCPALFKYFESAPQELFVKVSAR
- the glp gene encoding molybdopterin molybdotransferase MoeA — protein: MLTEQAALERVLAGVTPLPPIAQPLTSSLLGCFAGRAVHASVPLPGFDNSSMDGYAVHAADTRSDTPLTVVGEQPAGPSLNLTLPFGAAIRIFTGAPVPAGADAVIMQEDVDLKTSPSGPRIVCREPVELDENIRGAGSDLCMGQKLLEAGTALTPMVLGVLASQGLREIWVHPPAKVAVVTTGDELVPPGLPLQPGQLYNSNGLMLESLVRQVSSTEVHSQHLPDNLAATTTALDKLIANHDFLILSGGVSVGDHDCIKPALQALGHPAEFWRVKVKPGKPLLYVQAKRPDGGLCHIFGLPGNPVSSFVTFLLFVRPALLKAMGAAGKHLSLPIVSATLSTPLSNGGDRPHYVRGFYENGVFTPLGIQQSHALFGLSRANALLRMEADEVLNEGDSIGQVLLVS
- a CDS encoding SDR family NAD(P)-dependent oxidoreductase, whose amino-acid sequence is MKNIALVTGAGSELGREVVGELLNQGWGVVAACKDGDGVPMGREGMLAVTLDISRHATVVEAVAKGLSAFGRIDCLINIPEIDEDLLERGDFTRGIQAVFQTGIASGLNATLALVPLFRHQGFGAVVQVIIQQHGPPGPLSSAWEVVRCVGERMADLVKSAPRGLNVAVGLAELDWNESWGRRVAQPFNFSQQPTPHPRREAVGNIVTEACRALTEARAAFRRGSALTPAQYRWLESWKNAAQSAV